GAAAATTCAACTTTAAATAACAATCCAGTACAACCTACAGCCTGTGAAATATTGtagtaattaattaatagcCGGGATTATATTAGTGAGACAACACCAAGTCGAAGGTAATCAGAAATAACAGAGTACCGAAGAATCAAAACATCTCCCTTGTCGAGAGTTATATACTCATTTTCTGAAACTCGAAAGTTTTCTTCGACTGACTCGTTGACCACACAAAACACGGCAGTATCCATATCAGGTGATGCTACCATTGATAAATTTCCGACCTTATCATCAagtttattcatttttgcaGGAACTTCTCGTAAAAATGAATCCATGTAATGACGATGTACTATTTGCTGGTGCCTTAAAAGATATTGACGTTCTGGAGATGACAAATACAACAATAAATTAGGATGTGATTGAATGTATTGAGCATATTTGtcaattttattgattCGAGTTCGCATATACGAGCGTAAAACAAACTTCACTCGCTCAAGTTCGGTTTGCATTAGTACGCTCCTATAACTAGTTGCACTACTTGTTCCAATGGCCAATTGTAGAGTTTCTCGTTGTGCTTCAATTCTATCAAGAACTCTGCTTACAATTTCTTCAGCAAAAGGCAACAAATCCGGAGCCATTCGCTCATTCACCCATTGAGTACATAAATCCTCATAATCATTCTCCACTTCTGTTGTCGGTTCTATTAGCAAATCATCAGCATCCCACTCCATccataaaaaatatacaagGATGCTCAAATCACGAAGGCAAATGAGACCTTGTTGTAAAGCTACAAGCTTTTACTCAAGATATGTTAGTAGTTTACATAGCACTTAAATCAGTCCAATTGCAGAGGTAACAAGTTACTTACGTCccttttcaaacaaaaatccCAAAAGCATATCTTGCTCTTAAACGACTTTGACATAATCTTCGTTTTATCCTATGCATTCCATTCACTTGTCTTAGTTATCGTACACTTCAGTAACATCTTATATTATTGCCCGTGAATCAAAAAATCGAAGGCTATAATCTTATAGCGAAGAATTGCATAAAGGCGCGATTTATCACTTATACTTTAGAAATTCAGTAAACGAAAATTAGTATTAAAATGTTGGATCAATAAATACAATGGAAAAAGATCTGTGCTCTGAAAGTATTTTAGAGACTGGCGTCGTTTAAGCTCTACAATATACAGCAAACATACAATATTGCCAAGTATGAACAAGTTATTGTCTACACTGCGTGCTCTGTAAGCAATATTAAGTATTTGTACGAAATTGccaatatatatacactaataaaaagaaaccACTCTAGTATTCCATTTCAATCAATCGCAAGTACGATTCTCTAAGAGAATCACGTAATTAACAACTTTCAGAGATCTATTGTATTTTTCGATTTAAAACGCTTATTCGATCTATCACCTGCTCTCAATAGTAAATGTTGAGTATACAATTCAAAAACAAGTTTCCTTTGGGGAACATCAACGATAACTTTCATAACAGAATCTTGTTTGGGAACACCTAGACGAATTAGTAAAAAGTTACTCAGCaaagatatttttcaaaatacaatgttttgaaaatggtACTTACGAACAACCCTGTTTTCTTTAGTAATTAAAGAGAGCATATGTTTACTTTCGTGGATACAAATACCTTCAAGTCCGACTCGCGTAGTACTTTTACTCCGAAGAACTTGCATATATGCACCTTGATATTCTGCTTTTGCTAATTTGGCCATTAAAGATTCACCTGTGCATCCTGCTATCACTTCTAATATGTAAGAGCACCACATGGAATGTAAATGTTTGAATTGGCTATAGTCAGCAATCTTTGGAACAACATTTAATTGcagcttttttttctcctttgaAGACaactttttccttttc
This region of Schizosaccharomyces pombe strain 972h- genome assembly, chromosome: II genomic DNA includes:
- the sld5 gene encoding GINS complex subunit Sld5, producing MEWDADDLLIEPTTEVENDYEDLCTQWVNERMAPDLLPFAEEIVSRVLDRIEAQRETLQLAIGTSSATSYRSVLMQTELERVKFVLRSYMRTRINKIDKYAQYIQSHPNLLLYLSSPERQYLLRHQQIVHRHYMDSFLREVPAKMNKLDDKVGNLSMVASPDMDTAVFCVVNESVEENFRVSENEYITLDKGDVLILRYSVISDYLRLGVVSLI
- the pop4 gene encoding Rnase P/MRP subunit; protein product: MADPLYSSLKTVNSTSKVTPESLVFQTKILTPEEAKNVINEKIAFKPLLLVPSLNLEKQGDRKESVASKKRKKLSSKEKKKLQLNVVPKIADYSQFKHLHSMWCSYILEVIAGCTGESLMAKLAKAEYQGAYMQVLRSKSTTRVGLEGICIHESKHMLSLITKENRVVRVPKQDSVMKVIVDVPQRKLVFELYTQHLLLRAGDRSNKRFKSKNTIDL